In Drosophila innubila isolate TH190305 chromosome 2R unlocalized genomic scaffold, UK_Dinn_1.0 1_C_2R, whole genome shotgun sequence, the following are encoded in one genomic region:
- the LOC117784547 gene encoding histone-lysine N-methyltransferase 2C: MSSHNLANVEEKAATACFDELPYLPEKYPGKVCCLCNLGERSALGQGVMFQLKVPSDFKDRNSVYQSNDSDKDLDMNRKLKCFKNKPIASAESPYELDKIGFADILNASVFLDDDFVYVHRMCIMWSLRKLQVTDPDIFQFLSHLSEFLEQKCSFCGQYGASITCKMNCRQIHHWPCATAAGCLLILESFTVFCTEHLSQVPLICNDNNVECLTCSSLGDLSKMVMCCSCGDHYHSTCIGLANLPDTRAGWSCARCTKCQICRQQDSNDIKYVKCEQCQKMYHATCLRPIISSIPKYGWKCNRCRVCTDCGSRTPGGGSSSRWHSHYTICDSCYQQRNKGFSCPICQKAYRAAAYKEMVKCSWCHKFVHSTCDEEADLAAYHKKKELNPDYDYVCPNCKTNSSASQLKISEPLERSIESQSSDHFSIKEGDTDPLEGKPCVEINSEDPLKLPSTKKKVCLSNIRGKGGKFVLQRMGSMSQIGKKRSNRGKGRQLVLQSGSSDRYISRNLDTDFSSDKKMLLCSARDKFVLTTDICVMCGSVGSESDAVLITCAQCGQCYHPYCANVKPSRGILQKGWRCLDCTVCEGCGKKNDEARLLLCDECDISYHIYCVNPPLEAVPHGNWKCSFCTLCQKCGRNPTEKGDYNDPNLPECPPCASQNNCTVCTKVYSEAEMIIQCEQCNHWSHFHCDSINTQYTIEYYDNNIYKCFKCRSTGKAQLQSQLNTTVFHENSMNSSKLLSEISQEAKNMNVTDRNIILTNDLLESTEAIHWIDGVCLSENGLNMIKSLSTEIKRKRKMRQPMANSNKDGQLDATASDDLPSDKYKDGMIWDRGESALPEGFSISTNDDGVHVLRKKRQRNLQKLGIGGFSVRNRGLRKDNEDTVDQLNAVLVVDKKKKIIRKKQKNKLIEAYPAYLQEAFFGKPLLESGDVVVYDSESSDEIDTTMKIFFTNSNIKKSDEDANLAIKSPVKSLKKTKAEKPLPLPENKNILGDQFSIATQQHPSEELVSDAGLFDTSMSEIARNAGANNVHPLDPLASQGIAGLDGTNPNVNFIPSSDNLKNALSEPTVFVENYAVSPQLTQDQKFHSKLYLPANANVTAKSSPIHYQAKVQNKYIDEKRVVEEPKPIEPQMEGINVGTQKTAEKMRKDEDLGLMATISAVLYANTEHANLKEQYPNWNDRCKQILKRWRSLCNEKKAPFLQKAKDNRSALRQRREQCKISQPVKVEKPENPDKGFVVKPKEVFFGNFNGLSYDSTCYIGPSVHTPNSHPTTPILNENLVVKSTIPRTPMHVTGPPSSLKIASVEQRMEHNPSYGPESVPVGDKKLRNLLQKTNSEAMIMSSNSEYFMPNDVLRLGLLQNAPITQNNPMLSMSGNPQHTEIRSLDQDAKNPLDIKMSDPQEGISSSAVELENVGFGDILGGFGEGDDDDLLKSLTSEIGDDFNILEYADPELDVNVLNTLDFEDNEKNSA, translated from the exons ttaaatgcttcgGTATTTCTCGACGATGACTTTGTTTACGTACATCGCATGTGTATTATGTGGTCTTTGCGAAAATTGCAAGTTACGGATCCGGATATTTTCCAGTTTTTAAGCCACTTATCAGAGTTTCTGGAGCAGAAGTGTAGTTTCTGTGGACAGTATGGAGCATCAATTACGTGCAAAATGAATTGCCGCCAAATTCATCATTGGCCGTGTGCCACAGCAGCCGGTTGTTTACTTATTCTAGAGAGCTTCACTGTGTTCTGTACAGAGCATTTAAGCCAAGTTCCATTGATTT GCAATGATAATAATGTAGAATGTTTGACGTGTTCTTCATTGGGCGATCTATCTAAAATGGTAATGTGCTGCTCATGTGGAGATCATTATCATTCCACTTGCATTGGACTGGCAAATCTGCCTG ATACTCGAGCTGGTTGGAGCTGTGCACGATGTACAAAATGTCAGATTTGTAGGCAACAGGATTCCAATGACATTAAGTATGTTAAATGTGAGCAATGTCAGAAGATGTATCATGCGACCTGCTTACGCCCGATAATTTCCTCGATTCCCAAATATGGTTGGAAATGTAAT CGGTGTCGTGTTTGCACAGATTGTGGATCCAGGACACCCGGCGGAGGCAGTTCGTCCCGCTGGCATAGTCACTATACGATCTGTGACTCCTGTTATCAACAGAGGAACAAAGGATTTTCTTGCCCAATCTGCCAAAAAGCGTATCGAGCGGCTGCGTATAAAGAAATGGTCAAATGTAGTTGGTGTCATAA ATTTGTTCATAGCACTTGTGATGAGGAAGCTGATTTGGCTGCATATCACAAGAAGAAAGAGTTGAATCCTGACTATGATTATGTCTGTccaaattgtaaaacaaactCAAGCGCATCACAACTGAAAATATCGGAACCACTTGAGAGATCTATTGAATCGCAGTCCTCAGATCACTTTAGTATTAAGGAAGGCGATACAGATCCATTAGAGGGCAAACCATGTGTGGAGATCAACAGTGAAGATCCCCTCAAGTTGCCAAGCACAAAGAAGAAAGTTTGCTTAAGCAATATTCGAGGCAAGGGTGGAAAGTTTGTTCTACAGCGCATGGGATCCATGTCGCAAATAGGCAAAAAGCGCAGCAATCGTGGAAAAGGACGACAGCTTGTTTTGCAAAGCGGATCAAGTGATCGTTACATCAGTCGCAATTTGGATACAGACTTTTCCAGCGATAAGAAAATGTTGCTTTGTTCGGCTCGAGATAAATTCGTGCTTACAACAGACATTTGCGTGATGTGTGGCTCTGTGGGCAGTGAAAGTGATGCCGTCTTGATAACGTGTGCCCAATGTGGACAGTGCTATCATCCGTATTGCGCCAATGTCAAACCCTCAAGAGGAATCCTGCAGAAGGGTTGGCGCTGTCTGGACTGTACTGTATGCGAAGGATGCGGCAAAAAGAATGACGAAGCTCGTTTGCTCTTGTGCGATGAATGTGATATATCCTATCATATTTACTGTGTAAACCCACCGCTTGAAGCGGTGCCTCATGGCAATTGGAAGTGCTCTTTTTGCACCCTATGTCAAAAATGTGGTCGCAATCCGACGGAAAAGGGCGACTACAATGATCCCAATCTGCCAGAGTGTCCTCCCTGTGCTAGTCAAAATAATTGCACAGTATGCACTAAAGTCTACAGCGAAGCCGAGATGATAATCCAGTGTGAGCAGTGTAATCACTGGTCCCATTTCCACTGCGACTCAATAAACACTCAGTACACAATCGAATACTACgacaataatatatacaagTGCTTCAAGTGTCGATCCACTGGAAAAGCCCAATTGCAATCCCAATTAAACACAACAGTTTTCCATGAAAACTCGATGAACAGCTCGAAACTGTTGTCAGAGATTAGTCAAGAGGCGAAAAACATGAATGTAACTGATCGTAATATAATATTGACAAATGATTTATTGGAGAGCACGGAGGCAATTCACTGGATAGACGGTGTATGTTTGAGTGAGAATGGCCTGAACATGATCAAATCACTTTCCACTGAAATAAAACGTAAGAGGAAAATGCGACAACCGATGGCAAATTCAAATAAAGATGGGCAACTCGATGCAACGGCGTCAGATGATCTTCCCAGTGATAAATACAAGGACGGCATGATATGGGACAGGGGGGAAAGTGCACTCCCCGAAGGATTTTCCATATCCACCAACGACGATGGTGTTCATGTGTTGCGCAAGAAACGCCAACGCAATTTGCAAAAGCTGGGAATCGGTGGATTTTCAGTTCGAAATCGAGGACTAAGAAAAGATAACGAGGATACTGTTGATCAACTCAATGCAGTCTTAGTTGTcgacaagaagaagaaaatcatacggaaaaagcaaaagaacaAGCTAATTGAAGCCTATCCGGCATATTTGCAGGAAGCCTTCTTTGGAAAACCTCTCTTGGAGTCGGGAGATGTTGTGGTATACGATTCGGAATCTTCTGATGAAATCGATACgacaatgaaaatttttttcaccaactcgaatattaaaaaatctgaCGAGGATGCCAACTTGGCCATCAAGAGTCCTGTAAAATCTCTGAAAAAAACGAAAGCTGAAAAGCCATTGCCTTTacctgaaaacaaaaacatccTTGGGGATCAGTTTTCCatagcaacacaacaacatcCGAGCGAGGAGTTGGTGTCCGATGCAGGTCTTTTTG ataCATCGATGTCAGAGATTGCAAGGAATGCGGGTGCAAATAATGTACACCCCTTGGATCCCTTG GCTTCCCAGGGAATCGCCGGCTTAGATGGCACAAACCccaatgtcaattttattccATCGTCTGATAACTTAAAGAATGCGTTAAg TGAGCCGACAGTCTTTGTAGAGAATTATGCTGTGTCGCCACAGTTAACGCAGGATCAAAAGTTCCACAGTAAACTGTATTTGCCGGCGAATGCAAATGTAACTGCCAAATCGTCGCCAATACATTATCAGgcaaaagtgcaaaataaatatattgacgAGAAGAGAGTTGTCGAAGAGCCAAAACCAATTGAACCGCAAATGGAAGGCATCAATGTTGGCACCCAAAAGACGGCCGAGAAGATGCGCAAAGATGAGG ATCTTGGTTTAATGGCAACTATTTCGGCTGTCCTGTATGCGAATACTGAGCATGCAAATCTAAAGGAGCAATATCCCAACTGGAATGATCGCTGTAAACAGATCCTAAAGAGATGGCGATCATTATGCAACGAGAAAAAGGCACCATTCTTACAAAAGGCCAAGGATAATCGATCAGCATTGCGACAGAGGCGGGAACAGTGCAAAATCAGTCAGCCGGTCAAGGTAGAGAAACCAGAAAATCCCGACAAAGGATTCGTTGTAAAGCCAAAAGAAGTCTTCTTTGGCAATTTTA ATGGACTTTCATACGATTCAACGTGCTATATTGGACCATCGGTTCACACTCCAAATTCGCATCCAACGACACCCATTCTCAATGAAAATCTAGTTGTTAAATCTACAATCCCAAGGACGCCAATGCACGTTACAGGTCCTCCGTCCTCATTGAAAATTGCTTCGGTTGAACAGCGGATGGAGCACAATCCATCGTATGGACCTGAATCAGTGCCAGTGGGCGATAAAAAGCTGAGGAATTTATTGCAAAAGACTAATTCTGAAGCCATGATAATGTCATCAAATTCCGAATATTTTATGCCAAACGATGTTCTAAGACTTGGACTCTTACAAAATGCTCCCATAACTCAAAACAATCCAATGTTGAGCATGAGTGGAAATCCCCAGCATACGGAAATAAGAAGTCTTGATCAAGATGCCAAGAATCCACTTGACATTAAAATGTCCGATCCCCAGGAGGGTATTTCATCATCTGCTGTTGAGTTGGAAAATGTCGGCTTTGGAGATATATTAGGTGGATTCGGTGAAGGAGATGACGACGATCTATTAAAATCATTAACATCCGAAATTGGAGATGATTTTAACATACTGGAATATGCGGATCCAGAACTTGACGTCAATGTGCTCAACACATTGGATTTCGAAGATAACGAAAAGAACTCTGCCTAA
- the LOC117784548 gene encoding inactive pancreatic lipase-related protein 1 — MLYKADSRFNPKQIFLGHGQFLGARNETLDSQPRAFKLDVRKTMTVQFYKNNTKTLETSVALNGNMLKYSGCAPSDKFSIILHGWIQSCSDEWALALIDRLSFYRKGCVICIDYSTVASSSYMRLYSNFEQITKAIASIIIGLIQYGFDPSRGYMFGFSFGGQLASAVGRFLQPHFILQNIDTCDMAGPGFDPIAVDHSKAGKNVQCFHSSRDKGTLIHSCHRNIMFGSCGLSQPSVASQLHLGSHGLCVDIYINTFDYPFYALKSPPSECTSFTTAAKIPNDYYTVGYEEHFNKQVIGKIYVPTSLHYPYNLSRKELKLLAT; from the exons ATGTTATATAAGGCTGACTCAAGATTTAatccaaaacaaatatttttaggaCATGGTCAATTTCTTGGGGCACGTAATGAAACATTAG ACTCCCAGCCAAGAGCATTTAAACTCGATGTTCGCAAAACTATGACTGTACAATTTTATAA aaataatacaaaaaccTTGGAGACATCAGTGGCTCTTAACGGGAATATGTTGAAATACTCAGGATGCGCTCCATCAGATAAATTCTCGATTATACTGCATGGATGGATTCAAAGTTGCTCCGATGAATGGGCGCTTGCATTAATTGAtc GACTGAGTTTCTACCGAAAAGGCTGTGTAATATGCATTGATTACAGCACTGTCGCCAGTTCCTCCTACATGCG GCTGTATTCAAACTTTGAGCAGATAACCAAGGCAATTGCTTCAATAATAATTGGCCTCATTCAATACGGCTTTGATCCAAGCCGAGGATATATGTTCGGCTTCAGTTTCGGTGGCCAATTGGCGTCTGCCGTCGGTCGCTTTTTACAACCCCATTTCATACTCCAGAATATAGACA CTTGTGATATGGCCGGACCTGGATTCGATCCGATTGCTGTGGATCATTCAAAAGCCGGCAAGAATGTGCAATGCTTTCATTCGAGTCGCGATAAAGGAACTTTAATACACTCCTGTCACAGAAACATCATGTTTGGTAGCTGTGGTCTCAGTCAACCCTCGGTGGCAAGTCAATTACACCTGGGGAGTCATGGTCTGTGTGTTGACATTTACATTAATACCTTTGACTATCCTTTTTACGCATTAAAATCACCGCCAAGCGAATGCACTTCCTTCACAACAGCAGCTAAGATTCCAAATGATTATTACACTGTCGGATACGAAGAACATTTTAACAA GCAAGTTATTGGAAAAATCTATGTTCCCACTAGTTTGCATTATCCATACAATTTATCAAGAAAAGAGCTCAAACTGTTGgctacataa
- the LOC117783970 gene encoding nucleosome assembly protein 1-like 1, whose protein sequence is MDAPPEGNIDAESCNEIDDDKSNSDCQSMPAYMNSVLRRQFLQQMVKSLPAAVQNRIVVLKNLQLEQLNLEAEFFEEVYKLEKKYQLKYQPMFEKRKDIISGTVDPSEESPKWKEPESPSIDGEVGDHIRESLKNTKSMPEDAKGIPGFWLTVFRNTAMLSEMVQTHDEPAMRKLTDIVIKYDSEHSYFLEFHFDKNEYFSNTVLTKQYFLKSTVDPDDPFAFEGPEIYKCKGCVINWEKKMNLTVKTIRKKQKHKERGAVRTIVKQVPTDSFFNFFNPPEVPSDKEEIDDDSQQILATDFEIGHFLRARIIPKAVLYYTGDIVDDEDDEDEEEYENEEEEYDEDENEGGGGGGGGGRNKTSGGNKKQSPNDCPNQ, encoded by the exons ATGGACGCACCACCAGAGGGAAATATCGATGCTGAGTCTTGCAATGAAATCGATGATGATAAATCGAATTCCGACTGCCAATCAAT GCCGGCTTACATGAATTCGGTGCTACGGCGACAGTTTTTGCAACAAATGGTGAAGTCATTGCCAGCCGCCGTTCAAAACAGGATCGTTGTATTGAAGAATTTGCAATTGGAGCAATTGAATTTGGAAGCAGAGTTCTTTGAAGAGGTTTACAAGTTGGAGAAAAAGTACCAATTGAAATATCAACCAATGTTCGAGAAGCGCAAAGATATTATTTCGGGCACCGTTGATCCTTCTGAGGAAAGTCCCAAGTGGAAGGAACCCGAGAGTCCGTCAATTGATGGTGAAGTCGGTGATCACATCCGCGAGTCATTAAAGAATACTAAGAGTATGCCTGAGGATGCCAAAGGCATCCCAGGCTTCTGGCTAACAGTCTTCAGAAATACAGCCATGTTGTCCGAAATGGTTCAGACTCACGATGAGCCGGCTATGCGTAAGCTAACCGACATTGTAATCAAATACGATAGCGAA CATTCGTACTTTttggaatttcattttgataaaaatgaaTACTTTTCGAACACTGTGCTGACAAAGCAATACTTCCTGAAATCCACCGTCGATCCAGACGATCCATTCGCATTCGAAGGCCCTGAGATTTATAAATGCAAGGGTTGCGTTATCAACTGGGAGAAGAAAATGAACTTGACAGTTAAAACCATTAGGAAGAAACAGAAGCATAAGGAACGCGGCGCCGTGCGCACTATTGTCAAACAGGTTCCTACAGATTCCTTCTTCAATTTCTTCAATCCACCAGAAGTCCCAAGCGATAAGGAAGAAATCGACGATGATTCTCAGCAA aTATTGGCTACTGATTTTGAAATCGGACACTTTTTGCGTGCTAGAATTATTCCGAAAGCTGTGCTTTATTACACTGGTGACATCGTTGATGATGAGGACGATGAGGATGAAGAGGAATACGAAAATGAAGAAGAGGAATACGACGAAGATGAGAATGagggtggtggtggcggtggaggAGGTGGGCGTAACAAGACCTCTGGTGGAAACAAAAAACAGTCGCCAAACGACTGCCCTAATCAGTAG